From the Micromonospora echinofusca genome, the window CTCTCCACCGTGCTGCTGGAGACGCTGATCGAGCGGCACGAGGAGCGGATCGCGCTGGCCGGCACGGCCAACCTCACCCGGGGTGGCCTGCTCGACTTCCAGGGTTCCCTGCGCCCCATCCTGGAGGCGCTGGAGGAGGAGGTCGTCATGCTCAAGCTCATCGGCGAGGCCGAGCCGAGCACGACGCGGGTGCTGATCGGCGACGAGAACGAGATCGACAACCTGCGCGCCGCCTCGGTGGTCAGCACCGGCTACGGGCCGGGCACGACCAGCGTCGGCGGCCTCGGTGTGCTCGGGCCGACGCGGATGGACTACCCCGGCACCATCGCCACGGTGCGGGCCGTGGCACGCTACGTGGGCGAGCTGCTGGCCCAGAACTGACCAGTCAGGGCCGACGGCCGGCTCCCGCCGCCGACCGGCGCAACGCGAGACGAACATGAGGACACGGAACGCAGTGGCCAGGGACTACTACGGCATTCTCGGGGTGAGCCGGGAAGCCTCCGACGACGAGATCAAGCGCGCCTACCGCAAGCTGGCGCGGCAGTTCCACCCGGACGTGAATCCGGATCCGGAGGCCCAGGAGAAGTTCAAGGACATCAACGCCGCGTACGAGGTCCTCTCGGACGACCGGAAACGGCAGATCGTCGACCTGGGCGGTGACCCGCTCGCCCCCGGCGGCGGGGGTGCGGGTGGCCCGGGCGGCCCCGGCGGCGCCGGGCCGTTCGTCGGCTTCCAGGACATCATGGACGCGTTCTTCGGCGGCGCGGCCGGCGGCTCGCGGGGTCCCCGACCCCGGACCCGGCCCGGCGCCGACGCGATCCTGCGCCTGGAGCTGGATCTGCACGAGACCGCGTTCGGCGTCGAGGCGCCGATCACCGTCGACACCGCCGTGCTCTGCACCACCTGCTCCGGCGCCGGCACGGCGGCCGGCACCCACCTGGCCACCTGCGAGGCGTGCGCCGGCCGGGGCGAGGTGCAGTCCGTGCAGCGCACCTTCCTCGGTCAGGTGGTCTCCGCCCGGCCGTGCACGGTCTGCCAGGGCTACGGCACCACCATTCCGCACCCGTGCCCGACCTGCGCAGGCGACGGCCGGGTCCGCACCCGTCGTTCGCTGACCGTCAAGATCCCGGCGGGTGTCGAGGACGGCATGCGCATCCGGCTCGCCCAGCAGGGCGAGGTCGGCCCCGGCGGCGGCACGGCCGGCGACCTCTACGTGGAGATCCACGAGCGGCCGCACGACGTCTACTCCCGCAAGGGCGACGACCTGCACTGCCGGGTCACGGTGCCGATGACGGCGGCGGCGCTCGGCACGCGGCTGACCATCAAGACGCTGGACAGCGAGGAGACGGTCGACGTCAAGGCCGGCACCCAGCCGGGCAGCACGATGCGGCTGCGCGCGCGGGGCGTGCCGCACCTGCGCGGCACCGGCCGGGGCGACCTCTACGTGCACCTCGACGTGCGCACCCCCACCAAGCTCGACGCCGACCAGGAGAAGATGCTGCGCGACTTCGCCAAGACCCGGGGCGAGGAGGTCGCCGAGCTCACCAAGCAGGGCGGCTTCTTCTCCCGGATGCGCGACGCCTTCAACGGCCACGCCTGACCGGCCTGACCGCCCCGGCGTCCGCCGGGGCGGCTAGCCTGATCGTCGTGTCCGCGCCGCTGTTCCTGGTCGAGTCGCTGCCCACCGCCGACCAGCTCACCCTGGGCGGCCCCGAGGGGCACCACGCCGCCACCGTGCAACGGCTGCGCGTCGGCGAGGAACTGCTGCTCGCCGACGGCCGGGGCGGCACCGCGTCCGCGGTGGTCACGGCCGTCGGCCGGGGCACCCTCGAACTCGACGTCCTCTCCCGGGGGTACGTCGACGCGTCCGTCCCCCGGCTCGTGGTGGTGCAGGGCATCGCCAAGGGCGACCGGGGCGAGCTGGCCGTGCAGGCGATGACCGAGGTCGGGGTGGACGAGATCGTGCCCTGGGCGGCGTCCCGCTCGGTGGCGCAGTGGCGCGGCGACCGGGGCGCTCGGGCCCGGGAGAAGTGGGTCGCGACGGCCCGGGAGGCGGCGAAGCAGGCCCGCCGGTCGTGGCTGCCGGTGGTGGCCGGCGCCCCCGACGAGTCCACCGCGACGGTGGCCCGCCGGATCGCCGGCGCCGCCGCGGCGTTCGTCCTGCACGAGGAGGCGGGTGAGCGGCTGACCACCGTCGAGCTGCCCGCCGCCGGTGAGATCGTGCTGGTCGTCGGCCCGGAGGGCGGCATCGCCCCGGCCGAGCTGACCGCCTTCACCGAGGCCGGCGCCCGGCCGGTGCGGCTGGGGCCCTCGGTGCTGCGTACGTCGACCGCCGGGGTGGCCGCCCTCAGCGTCCTGGCCACCCGCCTCGGCCACTGGTGACCGACGGCGGCACCCGACCCGGCGGGGTCAGAGCCTGGGAAAGACGTGCACCGGCTGTTCCTCCGGGGCCAGGTCCAGCCCGGCCGGGCCGATGATCCGCGGGTCCGGTACGCCGACCACCTCGTGGTCCTTGTCGTGGTAGTCGAAGCGGCTCAGCACGTGGCGCATCGCCTCGATCCGGGCCCGCTTCTTGTCGTTGCTCTTCACCACCGTCCACGGTGCGTCGGCGGTGTCGGTGTAGAAGAACATCGCCTCCTTGGCCTCGGTGTACTCGTCCCACTTGTCGAGTGAGGCGATGTCCATGTCGGAGAGCTTCCACTGCCGCACCGGGTCGACCTGGCGGACGGCGAACCGGGTGCGCTGTTCGTTCTGGGACACCGAGAACCAGAACTTGACCAGGCGGATGCCCGAGCGCACCAGCATCCTCTCCAGTTCGGGGGCCTGGCGGAGGAACTCGAGGTACTCCTTGCGGGTGCAGAAGCCCATCACCCGCTCCACCCCCGCGCGGTTGTACCAGGACCGGTCGAACAGCACGATCTCGCCGGCCGCCGGCAGGTGCCCGAGCCACCGCTGGAAGTACCACTGGGTGGACTCCCGCTCGTTCGGCTTGGCCAGGGCCACCACCGACGCGCCGCGCGGATTGAGGTGCTCCATGAAGCGCTTGATCGTCCCGCCCTTGCCGGCCGCGTCGCGCCCCTCGAAGAGGATCACGAGACGCTCGCCGGACTCCCGGATCCAGTCCTGGAGCTTCAGCAGCTCGATCTGGAGCAGCCGCTTGTGGTGGTCGTACTCCGTGCGTGCCATCCGCTCGTCGTACGGGTAGTCCTCCCGCCAGGTGTCCACCGGGCTGCCGTCCGGGCGCAGCAGTACGGGATCGTCGTCGTGACCGTCGACCACCCGGTAGTCGTCGGTGAGGTCCAGCACGCTGTCCGTCATGCCGGCAACCCTTACCCCGGCAGTGCCCACCGTCACCCCCGCCACGCTGGGAGTTCGTTGAGGGGCGAGGCCGGTCAGCTGCGCAGGTAGGACGCGCCGTTGAGGTCGACGATGGTGCCGGAGGCCCACTCCGCCTGCGGGGACGCGAGCCAGTGCACGGCGGCGGCGATCTCCTCGGGGCGGGCCACCCGGTTGAACGGGCTCTGCGCCCGGATGGCGGCGCCCCGCTCCCCGCTCAGGTGTCCGGTGGTCATGTCGGTCTCCACGAAGCCCGGGGCGACCGTGGCGACCGTGATGCCGTACGGGGCGAGGGCCACCGCCAGCGACTGCCCCAGCGCGTTCAGCCCCGCCTTGCTCGCCCCGTACGCGGGCTGCTCCGGCTCGCCCCGGAAGGCTCCCCGGGAGGAGACGTTGACGATCCGGCCGCCCCGGTCGCGCATGTGCTGCGCGGCGCACCAGATGACGTTGCCGGCGCCGGTGAGGTTGGTCTCCAGCACCTGCCGCCACTGCGCGCGCCACTGCTCGTAGGAGGCGCCGAAGACCGGGTGCGGGGCGTCCCGCCCGCCGTACACGCCGGCGTTGTTGACCAGCACGTCCAGTCCGCCCAGCAGGTCGGCGGCCTCGTCGACCATGGCCCGTACGGCGTCCGGGTCGGTCAGGTCGGCGCGGACGACGACGTGCCCCTCGCCGGGCAGTTCGGCGCGCAGCCCCTCGGCCAGCTCCGCGGAGTCCCGGTGGTGGATCGCCACCCGGTCGCCGCCTGCCGCGAACGCGGTCGCCACCGCCCGCCCGATGCCGCGCGAGGCCCCCGTCACCAGTACCGCCCGTGAAGTCACGCCGGCCATCATGCCCGACCGCCCCGCCCCGCCCGCGCCGAGGGAACCCGCCCCGCAGGCGGTGAGGCCATCCGCCGCCGGAGGGTGGCGGGGGAACCCGCCACGGGAGCGTCGGCGGCGTGCCCTTCCTTACACTGCCCCGATGGGAACCGACTGCCTGTTCTGCCGCATCGTCGCCGGGGAGATCCCGGCCACGATCGTCCGGGAAACCGCCACCACGCTCGCCTTCCGCGACATCGACCCGAAGGCGCCGGTGCACGTGCTGGTCATCCCGAAGGAGCACTACGCCGACGTGGCGACGCTCGCCCAGGGCGACCCGGCGCTCGCCGGGGAGGTGCTCGCCACGGCCGCCGCGGTGGCCGAGGACGAGGGGCTGCTCGGCGACGGCTTCCGGCTGATGTTCAACACCGGCGCGTACGGCGGCCAGGAGGTCTTCCACGTGCACGCACACGTGCTCGGTGGGGCGCCGCTGGGCCCCATGCTGGCCCGGAACCTCGCGTGACCGGGGCCGACGACCGCCTGTCGCGGATGGTGCGGACGGTCCAGGCGCAGGCCCGGGTGCCGGCGGTGTCGGCGGCCCTGCACCGGGCGGACCGCCCGCTCTGGACCTGTGCCGTCGGCGGGACCGGCAACGACACCGAGCTGGGGCCGGACACCCGCTTCCGGATCGGGTCGGTCACGAAGACGTTCACCGCCGTGCTGACCCTCCAGTGCCGCGACGACGGCCTGCTCGACCTCGACGACCCGCTGGGCCGGCACCTGGACCTGCCAGCCCACGGCGAGCTGACCGTACGCCGGCTGCTGTCGCACACCGCCGGCCTGCAACGGGAGCCGTACGGCGACGTCTGGGACACCCTGCGCGCGCCCGACGTCGACGGGCTGGTCGCCGACCTGGCCCGGGCCGAGCGGGTGCTGCCCCCGGGCCGCCGCTACCACTACTCGAACCTCGGCATGGCGCTGCTCGGCCGGCTCGTCGGCCACCTGCGGGGCGGCACCTGGGCGGAGGTGCTCGCCGAGCGGGTGCTGACCCCGCTGGGGCTGGCCGGGACCTCGGTGACGCCCGGGCCGTACGCCGCGACGGGGTTCCTGGTCGACGCCTACTCCGACGAGGCGCACCCCGAGCCGCCGACCGACTTCGGGGCGGTCGGCCCGGCGGCGCAGCTCTGGAGCACCGCCTCGGACATGGCCCGTTGGGCGGCCTTCCTCGCCGACCCGGCGGCGCTGGACCCGGCGGGCGCCGTGCTCGCCCCGGCGACGCTCGACGAGATGCGCTGGCCGGCGACGGTCACCGACGAGACGCACTGGGCCGGCGGTTTCGGGCTGGGGCTGATCCTGGTGCCGCAGGGCAAGCGGATCATGCACGTCGGCCACGACGGCGCGATGCCCGGGTTCCTGGCCGGCGTCTACGGCCGGCGGGGCGGGGAGGGCACCCCCGGCGCGATGGGGGTCGCCGTGCTCGGCTCCTCCGGCACCGCCGGCGAGGTCCTCGAACTGCCGCACCGGCTGCTGGCCGCCGCGGTCGAGCACGATCCCGCCGACATCACGCCGTGGCAGCCGGGCCCGCCCGCTCCCGAAGGCGTACGCGGGCTGCTCGGCCGCTGGTGGGGGGAGGGTTTCGAGTACGTCTTCTCCTGGCAGGGCGGCGAACTGCGGGCCCGGGGCGCCGACGACCCGGCGGGCAAGCCCCCCTCGGTCTTCGTCCCGCTGCCGGACCGGCCGGACGTGTTCCGTACGCTCTCGGGCCGGGAGGCGGGCGAACTGCTCCGGCTGACCAGGGACGAGCACGGCACGGTGGTCCGGATGCACTGGGCGACCTACCGGTTCACCCGCCACCAGGAGACCTTCGAGCGGTACGACTTCCGGGCCGGCTCCTGACGCACGTGCGAGCGGACGGGCCGGGGCCGGGCGGCCGCCCCGTCCGTCGCCCCTGGGCGCTGCCGGTCCGCTCCGGCGTACCCGGGGGAAATGGGCGGGGTGTCAGTGCCGTTGGAAAGATAAGATGGCAGGAACGTCAGCGCGCCGCGCCAGGCAGGCCCGGTGCCGAGATCGAGAGCAGGTGGCGCAGGGCCCCTCGGCCCGACCTATGACCGGCACCCCACCTCCCGGCCCGCCCCGGGTGCAGACCAGGATCACCGTCCCGGATTCCAAGATCATGGTCAACCTGCTCGGCGCGGGTGACGAGATCCTGCGACTGGTCGAGCGCTCCGTCAGCAGCGACGTGCACGTCCGGGGCAACGAGATCACCATCACCGGCGCTCCCGCCGACAACGCCCTCGCCGAGCGGATCTTCAGCGAGTTGCTCGAACTCATCGAGAAAGGCGAGACCCTGACCACTGACGCCGTCCGGCGTACCGTCGGCATGCTCGAGCAGGGCGGCGCCGAGCGGCCCGCCGAGGTCCTGACGCTCAACATCCTCTCCCGGCGCGGCCGCACCATCCGTCCCAAGACGCTGGGGCAGAAGCGCTACGTCGACGCGATCGACGCGCACACGATCGTCTTCGGCATCGGCCCGGCCGGCACCGGCAAGACCTACCTGGCGATGGCGAAGGCCGTCCAGGCGTTGCAGGCCAAGCAGGTCAACCGGATCATCCTGACCCGGCCGGCGGTCGAGGCGGGGGAGCGGCTCGGCTTCCTGCCCGGCACGCTCAACGAGAAGATCGACCCCTACCTGCGCCCGCTCTACGACGCGCTGCACGACATGCTCGACCCGGATTCGATCCCGAAGCTGATGGCGGCGGGCACGATCGAGGTCGCACCGCTGGCATACATGCGGGGCCGCACGTTGAACGACGCCTTCATCATCCTCGACGAGGCGCAGAACACGACGCCCGAGCAGATGAAGATGTTCCTCACCCGGCTCGGCTTCAACTCCAAGATCGTCGTCACCGGTGACGTCACCCAGGTGGACCTCCCCGGCGGCACGACCAGCGGCCTGCGGGTGGTCCGCGAGATCCTGGAGAACGTCGAGGACGTGCACTTCGCCGAGCTCTCCAGCTCCGACGTGGTCCGCCACCGGCTGGTCGGGGAGATCGTCGACGCGTACGCCCGCTGGGACGCCGAGCGGGAGAACCAGCAGGCGCAGAGCGTGCACGCCGTGCCGGGGCGTTCCGCCCAGGGCGGCCGGCCCGGCCGGCGCCGATAGACCGAGGGAAGACTGTTGTCCATCGAGATCGCCAACGAGTCGGGTGTCGACGTCGACACCGACGCCGTGCTCGCCGTGGCCCGGCACGCCCTCGACGAGATGGGGGTCAACCCCCTCGCCGAGCTCTCCGTGCTGCTGGTCGACATCGACTACATGACCGAGCTCAACCATCGGTGGATGGGCGGCGACGGCCCGACCGACGTGCTCGCCTTCCCCATGGACGAGGGCAGCGTCGACCACGGGCCGGGTGAGACGTCCGCCGCCGGTGGCGAGCCCGCGTTGCTCGGCGACATCGTGCTGTGTCCGGAGGTGGCGGCGAAGCAGGCGGTCGCCGCCAGCCACACCGCCGCCGACGAGCTGCACCTGCTGACCGTCCACGGCGTGCTGCACCTGCTCGGCTACGACCACGCCGAGCCGGAGGAGGAACGGGAGATGTTCGCTCTCCAGGCCCGACTGCTGGCGAGCTGGCGGTCGACCCGGTCCCGGTGATGACCTCCCCGACACTGGCGGCCGGCGCCACCGGCCTGCCCGATCTGCAACTGCTGGTCTTCGCGGCCGGCCTGGTGGTGCTGGCCGGCCTGATCGCCATGACCGAGGCGGCGCTGGCCGCGGTCTCGCCCGCCCGCGCCGCCGAACTGGCCCGTGACGGCGCGCGGGGCGCGCGGACGCTCCAGGCCGTCGCCGGGGACGTGGTGCGCCACCTCAACCTCCTGCTCCTGCTGCGGCTGCTCGCCGAGCTGACCGCCACCACCCTGGTGGCGCTGGTCGCGGTGGACACCTTCGGCGCGGGCTGGCGCGCGGCGCTGATCACCGCCGGCGCGATGACCGTGATCAGCTTCGTGGTGGTCGGCGTCGGCCCCCGGACCATCGGCCGGCAGCACGCGTACGTGGTCGGGCGCTCCGTGGCCCCGCTGGTGCGCTGGCTGGGCCGGGCGCTGAACCCGCTCGCCTCGCTGCTGATCCTCATCGGCAACGCGGTCACGCCGGGCCGGGGCTTCCGGGAGGGACCGTTCGCCACCCAGGTGGAGCTGCGCGAGCTGGTCGACCTGGCCGAGCAGCGCGGTGTCGTGGAGCACGGCGAGCGGCAGATGATCCACTCGGTCTTCGCGCTCGGCGACACCATCGCCCGTGAGGTGATGGTGCCGCGTACGGAGATGGTGTGGATCGAGGAGCGCAAGACGCTCTCCCAGGCGCTGGCGCTCTTCCTGCGCTCCGGCTTCTCCCGGATCCCGGTCATCGGCGAGAGCGTCGACGACGTGCTCGGCGTGCTCTACCTCAAGGACCTGATCCGGCACACCCAGGGCGGTGCCGCCGAGGACCGGCAGCTCCCCGTGGCCGAGCTGATGCGCCCCGCCACCTTCGTGCCCGAGTCCAAGCCGGTCGACGACCTGCTCTCGGAGATGCAGGCCGCCCGCAACCACCTGGTCATCGTCGTCGACGAGTACGGCGGCACCGGCGGGCTGGTCACCATCGAGGACATCCTGGAGGAGATCGTCGGAGAGATCACCGACGAGTACGATGTCGAGCGCCCGCCGGTCGAGCACCTCGACGACGGGGCGGTGCGGGTCACCGCACGGCTCCCGGTGGAGGACCTGGGCGAGCTGTTCGACACCGACCTCCCCACCGACGAGGTGGAGACCGTCGGCGGCCTGCTCGCCCAGTCCCTGGGCCGGGTCCCGATCCCCGGGGCGCAGGCCGAGGTGGCCGGGCTCCGGCTGATCGCCGAGGGCACCACCGGCCGACGCAACCGGATCGACACCGTGCTGGTCAGCCGGGCGGAGTCGACCGACACCCACAACGGCCCGGGCCGCGGCGAGCACGCGGAGCACCGGGACGACCCGAACCGATCCGAGGAGAGGCAACCCGCCGATGCCTGAGTCACCCGCCGTACCGGCCGCCCGGCCCACCCCGTCCGACCCGGTCGAGCTGAGCGCCGAGGACGGCAAGCTGGTCGTCCTGGCGCGGGGCGCACGTGGCCGGGTGGGCGCCGTGGAGGGCGCGGCGGTCCGCGACCAGGACGGTCGGACGTACGCCGCGGCCAGCGTCTCGTTGCCCTCGCTGACGATCACCGCGCTCCAGCTCGCGGTGGCCTCGGCGGCGGCGGCCGGCGCGACCCGGCTGGAGGCCGCGGTGGTGGTCACCGAGGCGTCGACGCTGGACGGTGCCGGGCACGCGGCGGTACGCGACCTCGCCGCGGACGCGCCGATCCACGTGGCCGCCCCGGACGGGTCCGTCCTCGGCACGGTGGTCGAGTGAGCGGGCGC encodes:
- the dnaJ gene encoding molecular chaperone DnaJ; the protein is MARDYYGILGVSREASDDEIKRAYRKLARQFHPDVNPDPEAQEKFKDINAAYEVLSDDRKRQIVDLGGDPLAPGGGGAGGPGGPGGAGPFVGFQDIMDAFFGGAAGGSRGPRPRTRPGADAILRLELDLHETAFGVEAPITVDTAVLCTTCSGAGTAAGTHLATCEACAGRGEVQSVQRTFLGQVVSARPCTVCQGYGTTIPHPCPTCAGDGRVRTRRSLTVKIPAGVEDGMRIRLAQQGEVGPGGGTAGDLYVEIHERPHDVYSRKGDDLHCRVTVPMTAAALGTRLTIKTLDSEETVDVKAGTQPGSTMRLRARGVPHLRGTGRGDLYVHLDVRTPTKLDADQEKMLRDFAKTRGEEVAELTKQGGFFSRMRDAFNGHA
- a CDS encoding 16S rRNA (uracil(1498)-N(3))-methyltransferase yields the protein MSAPLFLVESLPTADQLTLGGPEGHHAATVQRLRVGEELLLADGRGGTASAVVTAVGRGTLELDVLSRGYVDASVPRLVVVQGIAKGDRGELAVQAMTEVGVDEIVPWAASRSVAQWRGDRGARAREKWVATAREAAKQARRSWLPVVAGAPDESTATVARRIAGAAAAFVLHEEAGERLTTVELPAAGEIVLVVGPEGGIAPAELTAFTEAGARPVRLGPSVLRTSTAGVAALSVLATRLGHW
- the ppk2 gene encoding polyphosphate kinase 2, whose product is MTDSVLDLTDDYRVVDGHDDDPVLLRPDGSPVDTWREDYPYDERMARTEYDHHKRLLQIELLKLQDWIRESGERLVILFEGRDAAGKGGTIKRFMEHLNPRGASVVALAKPNERESTQWYFQRWLGHLPAAGEIVLFDRSWYNRAGVERVMGFCTRKEYLEFLRQAPELERMLVRSGIRLVKFWFSVSQNEQRTRFAVRQVDPVRQWKLSDMDIASLDKWDEYTEAKEAMFFYTDTADAPWTVVKSNDKKRARIEAMRHVLSRFDYHDKDHEVVGVPDPRIIGPAGLDLAPEEQPVHVFPRL
- a CDS encoding SDR family NAD(P)-dependent oxidoreductase, producing MTSRAVLVTGASRGIGRAVATAFAAGGDRVAIHHRDSAELAEGLRAELPGEGHVVVRADLTDPDAVRAMVDEAADLLGGLDVLVNNAGVYGGRDAPHPVFGASYEQWRAQWRQVLETNLTGAGNVIWCAAQHMRDRGGRIVNVSSRGAFRGEPEQPAYGASKAGLNALGQSLAVALAPYGITVATVAPGFVETDMTTGHLSGERGAAIRAQSPFNRVARPEEIAAAVHWLASPQAEWASGTIVDLNGASYLRS
- a CDS encoding histidine triad nucleotide-binding protein; amino-acid sequence: MGTDCLFCRIVAGEIPATIVRETATTLAFRDIDPKAPVHVLVIPKEHYADVATLAQGDPALAGEVLATAAAVAEDEGLLGDGFRLMFNTGAYGGQEVFHVHAHVLGGAPLGPMLARNLA
- a CDS encoding serine hydrolase domain-containing protein codes for the protein MTGADDRLSRMVRTVQAQARVPAVSAALHRADRPLWTCAVGGTGNDTELGPDTRFRIGSVTKTFTAVLTLQCRDDGLLDLDDPLGRHLDLPAHGELTVRRLLSHTAGLQREPYGDVWDTLRAPDVDGLVADLARAERVLPPGRRYHYSNLGMALLGRLVGHLRGGTWAEVLAERVLTPLGLAGTSVTPGPYAATGFLVDAYSDEAHPEPPTDFGAVGPAAQLWSTASDMARWAAFLADPAALDPAGAVLAPATLDEMRWPATVTDETHWAGGFGLGLILVPQGKRIMHVGHDGAMPGFLAGVYGRRGGEGTPGAMGVAVLGSSGTAGEVLELPHRLLAAAVEHDPADITPWQPGPPAPEGVRGLLGRWWGEGFEYVFSWQGGELRARGADDPAGKPPSVFVPLPDRPDVFRTLSGREAGELLRLTRDEHGTVVRMHWATYRFTRHQETFERYDFRAGS
- a CDS encoding PhoH family protein, which codes for MTGTPPPGPPRVQTRITVPDSKIMVNLLGAGDEILRLVERSVSSDVHVRGNEITITGAPADNALAERIFSELLELIEKGETLTTDAVRRTVGMLEQGGAERPAEVLTLNILSRRGRTIRPKTLGQKRYVDAIDAHTIVFGIGPAGTGKTYLAMAKAVQALQAKQVNRIILTRPAVEAGERLGFLPGTLNEKIDPYLRPLYDALHDMLDPDSIPKLMAAGTIEVAPLAYMRGRTLNDAFIILDEAQNTTPEQMKMFLTRLGFNSKIVVTGDVTQVDLPGGTTSGLRVVREILENVEDVHFAELSSSDVVRHRLVGEIVDAYARWDAERENQQAQSVHAVPGRSAQGGRPGRRR
- the ybeY gene encoding rRNA maturation RNase YbeY, with the protein product MSIEIANESGVDVDTDAVLAVARHALDEMGVNPLAELSVLLVDIDYMTELNHRWMGGDGPTDVLAFPMDEGSVDHGPGETSAAGGEPALLGDIVLCPEVAAKQAVAASHTAADELHLLTVHGVLHLLGYDHAEPEEEREMFALQARLLASWRSTRSR
- a CDS encoding hemolysin family protein — encoded protein: MAVDPVPVMTSPTLAAGATGLPDLQLLVFAAGLVVLAGLIAMTEAALAAVSPARAAELARDGARGARTLQAVAGDVVRHLNLLLLLRLLAELTATTLVALVAVDTFGAGWRAALITAGAMTVISFVVVGVGPRTIGRQHAYVVGRSVAPLVRWLGRALNPLASLLILIGNAVTPGRGFREGPFATQVELRELVDLAEQRGVVEHGERQMIHSVFALGDTIAREVMVPRTEMVWIEERKTLSQALALFLRSGFSRIPVIGESVDDVLGVLYLKDLIRHTQGGAAEDRQLPVAELMRPATFVPESKPVDDLLSEMQAARNHLVIVVDEYGGTGGLVTIEDILEEIVGEITDEYDVERPPVEHLDDGAVRVTARLPVEDLGELFDTDLPTDEVETVGGLLAQSLGRVPIPGAQAEVAGLRLIAEGTTGRRNRIDTVLVSRAESTDTHNGPGRGEHAEHRDDPNRSEERQPADA
- a CDS encoding cytidine deaminase; the protein is MPESPAVPAARPTPSDPVELSAEDGKLVVLARGARGRVGAVEGAAVRDQDGRTYAAASVSLPSLTITALQLAVASAAAAGATRLEAAVVVTEASTLDGAGHAAVRDLAADAPIHVAAPDGSVLGTVVE